In Staphylococcus saccharolyticus, one genomic interval encodes:
- the floA gene encoding flotillin-like protein FloA (flotillin-like protein involved in membrane lipid rafts), whose protein sequence is MFSIGFIVIAVIIVVALLILFSFVPVGLWISALAAGVHVGIGTLVGMRLRRVSPRKVIAPLIKAHKAGLKLTTNQLESHYLAGGNVDRVVDANIAAQRADIDLPFERGAAIDLAGRDVLEAVQMSVNPKVIETPFIAGVAMNGIEVKAKARITVRANIARLVGGAGEETIIARVGEGIVSTIGSSEHHTEVLENPDNISKTVLSKGLDSGTAFEILSIDIADVDISKNIGADLQTEQALADKNIAQAKAEERRAMAVASEQEMKARVQEMRAKVVEAESEVPLAMAEALRSGNIGVKDYYNLKNIEADTGMRNAINKRTDQNDDESPDQ, encoded by the coding sequence ATGTTTAGTATTGGTTTCATAGTTATTGCAGTTATAATAGTAGTTGCATTACTTATTTTATTCTCATTTGTACCTGTAGGTCTATGGATATCAGCACTAGCTGCAGGTGTTCATGTGGGAATTGGCACATTAGTAGGTATGCGTTTAAGAAGAGTATCACCTAGAAAAGTAATTGCCCCACTAATTAAAGCACATAAAGCTGGATTAAAACTTACAACTAACCAACTTGAATCACACTATCTAGCTGGTGGTAATGTAGATAGAGTCGTGGACGCTAACATAGCTGCTCAACGTGCAGATATCGATTTACCATTTGAACGAGGAGCTGCTATTGATTTAGCAGGACGAGACGTACTTGAAGCAGTACAAATGTCAGTAAATCCTAAAGTCATTGAAACACCGTTTATTGCCGGTGTAGCAATGAATGGTATCGAAGTTAAAGCAAAGGCACGTATAACTGTTCGTGCAAACATAGCTAGATTGGTTGGTGGTGCTGGAGAGGAAACAATCATCGCCAGAGTCGGCGAAGGTATTGTATCTACAATTGGCTCAAGTGAACATCATACCGAAGTACTTGAAAATCCTGACAATATCTCTAAAACAGTGTTAAGTAAAGGCTTAGATTCAGGGACAGCATTTGAAATTTTATCAATCGATATAGCTGATGTTGATATTAGTAAAAATATTGGTGCCGATTTACAAACTGAGCAAGCATTGGCAGATAAAAATATCGCTCAAGCTAAGGCAGAAGAACGTCGTGCAATGGCTGTAGCATCTGAACAAGAAATGAAAGCTCGTGTACAAGAAATGAGAGCGAAAGTAGTAGAAGCCGAATCTGAAGTACCATTAGCAATGGCAGAAGCACTTAGATCAGGCAATATCGGTGTTAAAGATTATTATAACCTTAAAAATATCGAAGCAGATACAGGCATGAGAAATGCAATTAATAAACGCACTGACCAAAACGATGACGAATCACCAGACCAATAA
- a CDS encoding iron transporter, whose protein sequence is MNVGIIIFIISVIITGISAMRDKSHEDRQNQKPLPKSPHKNQPKKGAFFEQLEKTFKEISDELNGEPEKKQRKDFERSLPPLNKEVKEDKPLEHDKSAYPKPDPTPYKDENNKPQPVASTTRDDNTERLRKELETTLSRDLINVRNEIDKEKEKQLQMIEKKAQDIIQDEYLSERTKRYRLKQLLNSQNVERNMTHSTFKYDNDEVINGLIWSEILSKPKQL, encoded by the coding sequence ATGAATGTCGGTATAATAATTTTTATAATATCTGTGATTATTACAGGTATTAGTGCTATGCGTGATAAAAGTCATGAAGATAGACAAAATCAAAAACCTCTTCCAAAGTCTCCTCATAAGAATCAACCTAAAAAAGGTGCTTTCTTTGAACAATTAGAAAAGACATTTAAAGAAATTAGTGATGAATTAAATGGGGAACCCGAGAAGAAGCAACGTAAAGATTTTGAAAGGTCATTACCTCCTTTAAACAAAGAAGTTAAAGAAGATAAGCCCTTAGAACATGATAAATCAGCATACCCTAAGCCAGATCCAACACCATACAAAGATGAAAACAATAAACCTCAACCAGTTGCCTCTACCACAAGAGATGACAACACTGAAAGATTAAGAAAAGAACTTGAAACAACTTTATCTAGGGATTTAATAAATGTAAGAAATGAAATAGATAAAGAAAAAGAAAAGCAACTTCAGATGATAGAGAAAAAAGCTCAGGACATCATTCAAGATGAGTATTTATCTGAAAGAACAAAAAGATATCGTTTGAAGCAATTGCTTAATTCTCAAAACGTTGAAAGAAATATGACTCATTCTACATTTAAATATGATAATGACGAGGTAATTAATGGCTTGATTTGGTCTGAAATTCTAAGTAAACCTAAACAACTTTAA
- a CDS encoding PhoH family protein, with amino-acid sequence MPGIIQIDDINQSQALIGNNDEHLKAIEDNFDVVIHARGQEIAVKGEKLEHVEKAELVLTNLLKVIELGNTITLKDVEAAMKMADNNTIQHLLDLYDEEITKDAFGKTIRAKTMGQRMYVNAMKRNDLVFGIGPAGTGKTFLAVVYAAKQLRKGSVKRIVLTRPAVEAGESLGFLPGDLKEKVDPYLRPLYDGLNTVLGREQTQRFIERGIIEIAPLAYMRGRTLDDAFVILDEAQNTTHAQMKMFLTRLGFGSKMVVTGDQTQIDLPKGVKSGLKEAVKKLSGVTGLIIMKLDQSDVVRHPLVSKIIDRYEGIE; translated from the coding sequence ATGCCAGGAATAATTCAAATTGACGACATTAATCAGTCACAAGCCTTAATTGGAAATAATGATGAACATCTTAAAGCTATTGAGGACAACTTTGATGTCGTGATACATGCTAGAGGCCAAGAAATTGCAGTTAAAGGTGAAAAACTAGAGCATGTTGAAAAAGCCGAATTAGTTCTTACCAATTTACTTAAGGTAATTGAATTAGGAAATACGATTACACTTAAAGATGTTGAGGCTGCGATGAAAATGGCAGACAATAATACAATTCAACATCTTTTAGATTTATATGATGAAGAAATTACAAAAGATGCCTTTGGTAAAACAATACGTGCGAAAACAATGGGCCAACGTATGTATGTCAATGCCATGAAAAGAAATGATTTAGTGTTCGGGATTGGTCCTGCTGGTACAGGTAAAACTTTTTTAGCGGTTGTTTATGCTGCTAAACAATTACGTAAAGGATCAGTTAAGCGTATAGTACTAACTAGACCAGCAGTTGAAGCTGGTGAGTCTCTTGGGTTCCTACCTGGTGATTTGAAAGAAAAAGTAGATCCATATCTACGTCCACTCTATGATGGACTCAATACCGTTTTAGGAAGAGAACAGACACAAAGATTTATTGAGCGAGGAATTATTGAAATAGCTCCTCTCGCTTATATGAGAGGACGAACTTTAGATGATGCATTTGTCATCTTAGATGAAGCACAAAATACGACGCACGCACAGATGAAAATGTTTTTAACTCGATTAGGATTCGGATCAAAAATGGTTGTAACAGGTGATCAGACTCAAATTGATTTACCAAAAGGTGTCAAAAGTGGCTTGAAAGAAGCTGTAAAAAAATTGAGTGGAGTAACTGGTTTGATCATTATGAAACTTGACCAAAGCGATGTTGTTAGACATCCACTTGTTAGCAAAATTATTGATCGCTATGAAGGGATTGAGTAA
- the ybeY gene encoding rRNA maturation RNase YbeY, with product MFTIDFSDHTNLVKDEWYQQIDSLLTFAKKKENINNDAELSVTFVDKDEIQNINKIYKDKDKVTDVISFALEEDEPDIEFNELDIPRVLGDIIICTDVAKEQAENYGHSFERELGFLALHGFLHLLGYDHMNEEDEKEMFGRQDDILNAYGLTRD from the coding sequence ATGTTTACCATAGATTTTAGTGACCATACCAACTTAGTTAAAGATGAATGGTATCAACAAATCGATTCATTATTAACCTTTGCTAAAAAGAAGGAAAATATCAATAACGACGCAGAACTATCAGTTACTTTTGTCGATAAAGATGAAATACAAAATATCAACAAAATATACAAAGATAAAGATAAAGTGACTGATGTGATTTCCTTTGCTTTAGAAGAGGATGAACCTGATATTGAATTTAATGAATTAGATATACCACGGGTTTTAGGTGACATTATTATTTGCACTGATGTAGCTAAAGAACAAGCTGAGAATTATGGACATTCATTTGAACGTGAATTAGGATTTCTAGCATTACACGGTTTCTTACACTTACTGGGATATGATCACATGAATGAAGAAGATGAAAAAGAAATGTTTGGTCGCCAAGATGATATTTTGAATGCTTACGGTTTAACAAGAGATTAA
- a CDS encoding diacylglycerol kinase family protein, which produces MRRFKYAYDGFTAILKKDQNFLLHILAGFITIIMGFIFNLNKYEWMFILLAIGLVLSLEAVNTSIEFVVDLVTTDYHVYAKHAKDIAAFSVVIVSVISLCIGLIVFVPHILELF; this is translated from the coding sequence ATGAGACGATTTAAATATGCTTATGATGGCTTTACTGCCATTTTAAAAAAAGACCAAAATTTCTTACTTCATATATTGGCTGGTTTTATAACTATTATAATGGGTTTTATTTTTAATTTAAATAAATACGAATGGATGTTTATTTTATTAGCAATAGGTTTAGTATTAAGCCTTGAAGCCGTTAATACTTCTATCGAGTTTGTGGTAGATTTAGTTACGACAGATTATCACGTATATGCTAAGCATGCTAAAGATATTGCTGCTTTTAGCGTTGTTATTGTCTCCGTTATATCCTTATGTATTGGTTTAATAGTCTTTGTTCCACATATTTTAGAACTGTTTTAA
- the era gene encoding GTPase Era produces the protein MTEHKSGFVSIIGRPNVGKSTFVNRVIGHKIAIMSDKAQTTRNKIQGVMTREDAQIIFIDTPGIHKPKHKLGDYMMRVARNTLSEIDAIMFMVNVNEEIGRGDEYIMEMLKNLKTHIFLVLNKIDLVHPDALMPKIEQYKNYMDFTEIIPISALEGLNVDHFIDVLKSYLPEGPKYYPDDQFSDHPEQFVVSEIIREKILHLTSEEIPHAIGVNVDRMIKEDEDHVRIEAIIYVERDSQKGIVIGKGGKKLKEVGKRARRDIEMLLGSKVYLELWVKVQRDWRNKVNFIRQIGYIEDQD, from the coding sequence ATGACAGAACACAAATCAGGATTTGTATCAATTATTGGAAGACCAAATGTAGGAAAATCTACCTTTGTAAATAGAGTTATCGGTCATAAAATTGCTATTATGTCTGATAAAGCTCAAACGACACGCAATAAAATACAAGGTGTCATGACTAGAGAAGATGCTCAAATTATATTTATCGACACGCCTGGTATTCATAAACCTAAACATAAATTAGGTGATTATATGATGAGAGTTGCTAGAAATACGCTTTCAGAAATTGATGCTATTATGTTTATGGTAAATGTTAATGAAGAAATAGGTCGGGGCGATGAGTATATAATGGAAATGTTAAAGAACCTCAAGACACATATATTTTTAGTATTAAATAAAATTGATTTAGTTCACCCAGATGCATTAATGCCTAAAATAGAACAATATAAAAATTATATGGATTTTACTGAAATCATACCTATTTCAGCATTAGAAGGCTTAAATGTTGATCATTTTATTGATGTTTTAAAATCTTATCTACCTGAGGGCCCTAAATATTATCCTGATGATCAATTTTCTGATCACCCCGAACAGTTTGTTGTAAGCGAAATTATTAGGGAAAAGATTCTTCACTTAACTAGTGAAGAAATTCCTCATGCAATTGGGGTAAATGTTGATCGGATGATTAAAGAAGATGAAGATCACGTTAGAATTGAAGCTATAATCTATGTTGAAAGAGACTCACAAAAGGGTATCGTGATTGGTAAAGGTGGCAAAAAGCTTAAAGAAGTAGGTAAAAGAGCAAGACGAGACATTGAAATGTTGCTAGGTTCTAAGGTATATCTGGAATTGTGGGTAAAAGTTCAACGAGATTGGAGAAACAAAGTTAATTTTATTCGTCAAATTGGATACATCGAAGATCAAGATTAA
- the recO gene encoding DNA repair protein RecO: MLMKQKGIIVKSVDYGESDKIITILNEFGAKIPLMARHAKKVKSGLQAHTQMFVYGLFIYNQWRGMGTLNSVDVINRHYELQLDLYENSYASLCAETIEKSTEENEVSQYNYELLHFVLTKISQGTKAQLMSIIVLLKCMSKFGFTTSFDHCVITKSKDQSKLIAYSFKFDGAISSDVSYQDQHAFKLSNRSLYILNILQNLPINKMNNLSIHQEILDEMSELLIMMYREYAGMFFKSQKLINQLKRLENYSH; the protein is encoded by the coding sequence ATGTTAATGAAACAAAAAGGTATCATTGTTAAATCTGTTGATTATGGTGAATCGGACAAAATCATAACTATATTGAATGAATTTGGGGCGAAGATACCACTTATGGCAAGACATGCTAAAAAAGTTAAATCTGGACTTCAAGCACATACCCAAATGTTTGTGTATGGTTTATTCATATATAATCAATGGCGGGGCATGGGGACACTTAATTCAGTAGATGTGATTAATCGACACTATGAATTGCAATTAGACTTATATGAAAACAGTTATGCATCTTTGTGCGCTGAAACTATTGAAAAATCTACGGAAGAAAATGAAGTATCTCAATATAATTATGAACTACTCCATTTTGTATTAACTAAAATTAGTCAAGGTACAAAAGCACAACTTATGTCTATAATAGTGCTACTTAAATGTATGTCAAAGTTTGGTTTTACAACCTCTTTTGATCACTGTGTAATAACAAAGAGTAAAGATCAATCTAAATTAATAGCGTATAGTTTTAAATTTGATGGTGCTATTTCATCGGATGTTAGCTATCAAGATCAACATGCATTTAAGCTATCTAATCGTTCATTATATATATTAAATATCTTGCAAAATTTACCTATTAATAAAATGAATAACCTAAGTATACATCAAGAAATTTTAGATGAAATGTCAGAACTACTAATCATGATGTATAGAGAATACGCTGGAATGTTTTTTAAAAGCCAAAAATTGATTAATCAACTAAAAAGATTAGAAAATTATTCACACTGA
- a CDS encoding glycine--tRNA ligase, producing the protein MVKDMDTIVQLAKHRGFVFPGSDIYGGLSNTWDYGPLGVELKNNIKKAWWQKFITQSPYNVGIDAAILMNPKTWEASGHLGNFNDPMIDNKDSKIRYRADKLIEDYMQNEKGDENFIADGLSFDEMKKIIDDEGIVCPVSGTANWTDIRQFNLMFKTFQGVTEDSTNELFLRPETAQGIFVNYKNVQRSMRKKLPFGIGQIGKSFRNEITPGNFIFRTREFEQMELEFFCKPGEEIEWQNFWKTFASQWLKDLNISEENMRLRDHDEDELSHYSNATTDIEYNFPFGWGELWGIASRTDFDLQEHSEHSGEDFKYHDPETNEKYVPYCIEPSLGADRVTLAFLCDAYDEEGVEGSKDVRDVRTVLHFHPALAPYKAAVLPLSKKLSSEAIKIFEQLSAHFSIDFDESQSIGKRYRRQDEIGTPYCITFDFDSLEDNQVTVRDRDSMEQVRMPISELETFLAEKVKF; encoded by the coding sequence ATGGTTAAAGATATGGATACGATTGTACAACTTGCAAAACATAGAGGTTTTGTATTTCCAGGTAGTGATATTTATGGAGGTTTGTCTAACACTTGGGATTATGGTCCATTGGGCGTAGAGTTAAAAAATAATATCAAAAAAGCATGGTGGCAAAAATTCATTACTCAATCACCATACAATGTAGGTATCGATGCTGCTATCTTGATGAATCCTAAAACTTGGGAAGCGTCTGGTCATTTAGGTAACTTTAATGATCCTATGATTGATAACAAAGATAGTAAAATACGTTATCGTGCAGATAAGTTAATTGAAGATTACATGCAAAATGAAAAAGGTGACGAAAACTTTATTGCCGATGGTTTGAGCTTTGATGAAATGAAGAAAATTATTGATGATGAAGGTATTGTATGTCCGGTAAGTGGAACTGCTAATTGGACCGATATTCGTCAGTTTAATTTAATGTTTAAAACGTTCCAAGGTGTTACAGAAGATTCTACCAATGAGCTATTTTTAAGACCAGAGACAGCTCAAGGTATTTTTGTTAACTATAAAAATGTTCAACGTTCTATGCGTAAAAAATTGCCATTTGGTATTGGTCAAATTGGTAAATCTTTCCGTAACGAAATTACGCCTGGCAATTTCATTTTTAGAACTAGAGAATTCGAACAAATGGAACTTGAATTCTTCTGTAAGCCTGGTGAAGAAATCGAATGGCAAAATTTTTGGAAAACATTTGCAAGTCAATGGTTAAAAGATTTAAATATCTCTGAAGAAAATATGCGTTTACGTGATCATGATGAAGATGAATTATCTCACTATTCTAACGCAACAACTGATATTGAATACAACTTCCCATTTGGATGGGGTGAACTATGGGGTATTGCAAGTCGTACAGACTTTGACTTACAAGAGCATAGTGAACACTCTGGTGAAGATTTTAAATACCATGATCCTGAAACCAATGAAAAATATGTTCCGTATTGTATTGAGCCATCATTAGGTGCTGACCGTGTGACGTTAGCATTTTTATGTGACGCATATGATGAAGAAGGTGTGGAAGGAAGTAAAGATGTACGTGATGTACGTACGGTATTACATTTTCATCCTGCATTAGCTCCATATAAAGCAGCTGTGTTACCATTAAGCAAAAAATTATCAAGCGAAGCAATTAAGATTTTTGAACAATTAAGTGCTCATTTCTCTATCGACTTCGATGAGTCTCAATCTATTGGTAAACGTTACCGTCGACAAGATGAAATTGGTACACCATACTGTATTACATTTGATTTCGATTCACTTGAAGATAATCAAGTAACTGTTCGTGATAGAGATTCTATGGAACAAGTGCGTATGCCAATTTCAGAATTAGAAACATTCTTAGCTGAAAAAGTTAAATTCTAA
- a CDS encoding helix-turn-helix transcriptional regulator, whose product MKLSRRQEQIIDIVKTEGPITGEHIAEKLNLTRATLRPDLAILTMSGFIEARPRVGYYYSGKSKNKIINEQLRKYVVSDYMSQPVVIKEEMSVYDAICTIFLEDAGTLFITNTDNDFVGVCSRKDLLRASMIGEDIHTMPISVNMTRMPNVTYLEEGQLVIYAANQMIDKEIDALPIVRAKDYDKYEVIGRISKTTITKLFVSLFKE is encoded by the coding sequence ATAAAACTTAGTAGAAGACAAGAACAGATAATAGATATAGTTAAAACAGAAGGACCAATTACTGGAGAACATATTGCTGAGAAGCTAAATTTGACTCGTGCAACATTGCGCCCTGATTTAGCTATTCTTACTATGTCAGGATTTATTGAAGCTAGACCAAGAGTAGGTTATTATTATTCTGGTAAATCTAAGAATAAAATCATAAATGAACAATTACGTAAATATGTTGTTAGTGATTATATGTCACAGCCTGTTGTAATCAAAGAAGAGATGTCTGTTTATGATGCAATTTGTACTATATTTCTAGAAGACGCTGGCACATTGTTTATTACAAATACTGATAATGACTTTGTAGGTGTATGCTCTAGAAAAGATTTACTTAGAGCGTCTATGATAGGTGAAGATATACACACAATGCCTATCAGTGTTAATATGACTAGAATGCCAAATGTAACTTATCTTGAAGAAGGACAACTTGTTATATATGCAGCTAATCAGATGATAGATAAGGAAATTGATGCATTGCCAATTGTTAGAGCTAAAGATTATGACAAATATGAAGTCATAGGTCGCATCTCTAAAACAACGATTACTAAATTATTCGTATCATTATTTAAAGAATAG
- a CDS encoding pyruvate, water dikinase regulatory protein, protein MDNIKIIVASDSIGETAELVARAGVSQFNPKQCKHEFLRYPYIESFENVDEVIQVAKDTDAIIVYTLVKPEIKKYMLAKVKEFSLKSVDIMGPLMDLLSESIDEAPYYEPGMVHRLDEAYFKKIDAIEFAVKYDDGKDPKGLPKADIVLLGISRTSKTPLSQYLAHKSYKVMNIPIVPEVTPPDALFEIDASKCIALKISGEKLNRIRKERLKQLGLGDTARYATEARIQEELKYFEELVEKLSCSVIDVSDKAIEETANDIIHIIAQRKSK, encoded by the coding sequence ATGGATAATATAAAGATAATTGTAGCCTCAGATTCAATAGGTGAAACTGCAGAGTTAGTAGCTAGAGCAGGAGTCTCACAATTCAATCCTAAGCAGTGTAAACATGAATTTCTTCGCTATCCTTACATAGAATCCTTTGAAAATGTAGATGAAGTGATTCAAGTAGCTAAAGATACTGATGCGATAATTGTATATACTTTAGTTAAACCAGAAATAAAAAAATATATGTTAGCAAAGGTTAAAGAGTTTTCCTTAAAATCCGTTGATATCATGGGACCATTGATGGATTTATTATCAGAATCAATTGATGAAGCACCGTACTATGAACCTGGTATGGTTCATAGATTGGATGAAGCATATTTTAAAAAGATTGATGCAATAGAATTTGCAGTTAAATATGATGACGGCAAAGATCCTAAAGGATTACCAAAAGCTGATATTGTTCTTTTAGGAATCTCTAGAACATCAAAAACCCCTTTATCTCAATATTTAGCACATAAAAGCTATAAAGTTATGAATATTCCAATTGTCCCAGAGGTTACTCCTCCAGATGCATTATTTGAAATTGATGCCTCTAAATGTATTGCATTAAAAATTAGTGGAGAAAAATTAAATCGTATACGAAAAGAAAGATTGAAGCAACTTGGGCTGGGTGACACTGCAAGATATGCCACTGAAGCACGTATTCAAGAAGAATTAAAATATTTTGAAGAACTTGTAGAAAAACTAAGTTGTTCTGTTATTGACGTTTCTGATAAAGCAATAGAAGAAACTGCCAATGATATTATTCACATTATTGCACAACGTAAATCGAAATGA
- the dnaG gene encoding DNA primase, with product MRIDQATIDEIKNKTDILDLVSEYVKLEKRGRNYIGLCPFHDEKTPSFTVSKDKQICHCFGCKKGGNVFQFTQEIKDITFVEAVKELGEHVNIQVDIGDTSKNASTQMASDDLKMIEMHELIKDYYHYALMKTVEGEEALNYLQSRGFTDELIKEREIGFAPDSSHFCYDFLEKKGYDIELAYEAGLLSRNEENFSYYDRFRNRIMFPLKNAQGRIVGYSGRTYTNQEPKYLNSPETPIFQKRRLLYNLDKARKSIRKNDELILLEGFMDVIKSDYAGLKQVVASMGTQISQEHMTYLQKLTYNITLMFDGDFAGKEATLKTGQTLLQQGLNVYVVQLPTGMDPDECIGKYGNEKFLNFVQQDKKSFVLFKTQLHQDEINNNDLSYERYFKEALNDISLVKSSIIRNKLIQNVADIFKISPEMIEHEIDVNHQSQTSIYCSNQYADSFEQQTQLLNNLNMFEKAERALLKHFMNDKDTFLNYYQKIGPEDFTNNYFKSILNVLYDYFSKNDNYTISDMIQYAQSNDLREALIELDQYNLNDEPYENEIEDYIQIISKNKTEESIESLNYKLREATRIGDLELQKYYLQLIVNKNKNRM from the coding sequence TTGCGTATAGATCAAGCCACCATTGACGAAATTAAAAATAAAACTGATATATTAGATTTGGTAAGTGAATATGTGAAACTTGAAAAAAGAGGACGCAATTATATTGGTTTGTGTCCTTTTCATGATGAAAAGACGCCATCTTTTACAGTTTCTAAAGATAAGCAGATATGTCACTGCTTCGGTTGTAAAAAAGGCGGAAATGTTTTTCAATTCACACAGGAAATAAAAGATATTACGTTTGTAGAAGCTGTTAAAGAGCTTGGTGAACATGTCAATATACAAGTTGACATAGGAGATACTTCGAAAAATGCTTCAACTCAAATGGCTTCGGATGACTTAAAAATGATTGAAATGCATGAACTCATTAAAGATTATTACCACTATGCCTTAATGAAGACTGTTGAAGGTGAAGAAGCATTAAATTATTTACAAAGTCGTGGTTTTACAGATGAACTTATAAAAGAAAGAGAAATAGGGTTTGCGCCTGATAGTTCTCATTTTTGCTATGATTTTCTTGAAAAGAAAGGCTATGATATTGAACTGGCATATGAAGCAGGTTTATTATCACGTAACGAAGAGAACTTTAGCTATTACGACAGATTTAGAAATAGAATTATGTTTCCTTTAAAAAATGCTCAAGGTCGAATAGTTGGTTATTCAGGAAGAACTTATACAAATCAAGAACCTAAATATTTAAATAGTCCAGAAACACCTATTTTTCAAAAACGTAGATTGTTATATAATTTAGATAAAGCGCGTAAATCCATTCGTAAAAATGATGAGTTAATTTTGTTAGAAGGATTTATGGATGTCATCAAATCTGACTATGCAGGACTAAAACAAGTTGTAGCCAGTATGGGTACGCAGATATCTCAAGAACATATGACCTACCTACAAAAGTTAACATATAATATTACATTAATGTTTGATGGAGATTTCGCAGGTAAAGAAGCCACTTTAAAGACAGGACAGACTTTGTTACAACAAGGCTTAAACGTATATGTAGTTCAATTACCTACAGGAATGGATCCAGATGAATGTATAGGAAAGTATGGAAATGAGAAATTTTTAAATTTTGTACAGCAAGACAAAAAGTCATTTGTACTTTTTAAAACACAATTGCATCAAGACGAAATTAATAACAATGATTTGTCATACGAAAGATATTTTAAAGAAGCTCTAAACGATATTTCACTAGTAAAATCTTCTATTATACGTAATAAACTTATTCAAAATGTAGCAGATATATTTAAGATTAGTCCTGAAATGATTGAACACGAAATAGACGTAAATCATCAATCGCAAACCTCTATATATTGCAGTAATCAATATGCAGATTCTTTCGAGCAACAAACACAACTGCTTAACAATTTAAATATGTTTGAAAAAGCTGAAAGAGCCTTGCTGAAACATTTTATGAATGATAAAGATACATTTTTAAATTATTATCAAAAAATAGGTCCAGAAGACTTTACAAATAACTATTTTAAGAGTATACTTAACGTTTTGTATGACTATTTTTCAAAAAATGATAATTATACTATAAGTGATATGATACAATACGCCCAATCCAATGATTTAAGAGAAGCTTTGATTGAATTAGATCAATACAATCTTAATGATGAACCTTATGAAAATGAAATAGAAGACTATATACAGATTATCAGTAAAAACAAAACTGAAGAATCTATAGAATCACTTAATTATAAATTAAGAGAAGCAACGCGTATTGGTGATTTAGAATTACAGAAGTACTACTTACAGCTTATCGTTAATAAAAACAAAAATAGGATGTAA